AGCGTGATACGCGGGACACCGCTGCTGGTGCAGATCTACCTCTTCTATTACGGCGTCGGCAGCCTGTTCGCCACCTTCCCGCTGATTCGCGGCAGTTTCCTCTGGCCGTATCTGCGGGACGGCTTCTGGTACATCGTGCTGGCGTTGGTGCTCTCCGTGGGCGCCTACGTGGGCGAGGTGATCCGCGGTGGCCTGAAGTCCGTCCCGCGCGGTGAGCTGGAAGCGGCGTCGGCCTTCGGCATGAACCGTCGCCAGGTCCTGACGCGGGTCTGGCTGCCCCGGGCGTTGCGCCAGCTTCTGCCTACCCTGGCGGGTGAAACGGTGCTGCTGCTCAAGTCCACCGCCCTGGCCTCCACCGTCGCGGTCGTGGACCTGCTGGGCGCGGCCAACGTGGTGCGGGCGCAGACCTTCCAGATCTACCAGCCGTTGCTGCTGGTGGCGGGCATCTACATCTGCCTCACCTTCCTGATCGAGACCCTGGCGTCGCGGATGGAACGGCGAGGCTCGATGCGACGAGTCTGATCAGGGGAGCGCTGGTGCGTTGGT
This genomic window from Pseudomonas furukawaii contains:
- a CDS encoding ABC transporter permease, with amino-acid sequence MTLPNWITEYAGLLFSGLATTLQLLAISATLGFILAMGVALARISRNPLLAGASLAYTSVIRGTPLLVQIYLFYYGVGSLFATFPLIRGSFLWPYLRDGFWYIVLALVLSVGAYVGEVIRGGLKSVPRGELEAASAFGMNRRQVLTRVWLPRALRQLLPTLAGETVLLLKSTALASTVAVVDLLGAANVVRAQTFQIYQPLLLVAGIYICLTFLIETLASRMERRGSMRRV